The proteins below come from a single Miscanthus floridulus cultivar M001 chromosome 1, ASM1932011v1, whole genome shotgun sequence genomic window:
- the LOC136491179 gene encoding GDSL esterase/lipase At4g26790-like, whose translation MSSLLLARTKVFLDMFLAMQLLLQLLRGAAADSRVPAVIVFGDSTADTGNNNFIQTLLRGNYTPYGRDFAGGVATGRFSNGRLAADFVSQGLGLPPAVPAYLDPGHRIHRLASGVSFASAGSGLDDITAQIFSAVTLTQQIEHFKEYKEKLRRELGGAAADHIVARSLYLFSVGASDFLGNYLLFPVRRGRCTLLEYEAGAYLVGAAEAAVRAVYALGARRVRLPGLPPLGCLPLQRTVNLATPGDCNRWHNMVARRFNRGLRAMATRLSRDLPGAQVVYVDIYRLLADVMAGPWAYGFENSVRGCCGTGYFETGVLCSLDNALTCEDADKYVFFDAVHPSHTAYKIIADAIVHAASHRPE comes from the exons ATGTCATCCCTTCTCCTCGCCAGGACGAAGGTGTTCCTGGACATGTTCCTGGCAATGCAGCTGTTATTACAACTCCTCCGCGGCGCCGCGGCAGACAGCAGGGTCCCGGCGGTGATCGTGTTCGGCGACTCGACCGCGGACACTGGCAACAACAACTTCATCCAGACACTCCTCCGAGGCAACTACACGCCTTACGGCCGGGACTTCGCCGGCGGGGTTGCCACCGGCCGCTTCTCCAACGGCCGCCTCGCCGCCGACTTCGTCTCCCAGGGGCTCGGCCTGCCTCCCGCTGTGCCGGCGTACCTCGACCCCGGCCACAGGATCCACCGGCTCGCGTCGGGTGTCAGCTTCGCCTCGGCTGGTAGTGGGCTCGACGATATAACTGCGCAAATCTTT TCGGCGGTGACCCTGACTCAGCAGATAGAGCACTTCAAGGAGTACAAAGAGAAGCTCCGGCGCGAGCTGGGCGGCGCCGCcgcagaccacatcgtcgctcgTTCACTCTACCTCTTCAGCGTCGGCGCCAGCGACTTCCTGGGCAACTACCTCCTCTTCCCCGTCAGGCGCGGGCGCTGCACCCTGCTGGAGTACGAGGCGGGGGCGTACCTCGTCGGCGCGGCCGAGGCGGCGGTGCGCGCCGTGTACGCGCTCGGCGCGCGGCGGGTCCGCCTCCCGGGGCTGCCGCCGCTGGGGTGCCTGCCGCTGCAGCGGACCGTCAACCTCGCCACGCCCGGGGACTGCAACCGGTGGCACAACATGGTGGCGCGCAGGTTCAACCGCGGGCTCCGAGCCATGGCGACGAGGCTCAGCCGGGACCTGCCGGGGGCGCAGGTGGTGTACGTCGACATTTACCGTCTCTTGGCGGACGTGATGGCCGGGCCATGGGCGTATGGTTTTGAGAATTCAGTGCGAGGATGCTGCGGCACGGGATACTTCGAGACAGGAGTGCTGTGCAGCTTGGACAATGCGCTCACATGCGAGGATGCGGATAAATACGTCTTCTTTGATGCGGTCCATCCATCACACACAGCCTACAAGATCATAGCCGACGCAATTGTACATGCCGCATCACACAGACCCGAGTAG
- the LOC136461581 gene encoding uncharacterized protein, translated as MAKFMTIPHYAYQVLKMPSPIGVLALRANLSIAYPCKIESLSLIEAIDLSIQMASTVTDAKTVPADDLEIPALEPPCASAKSKETKEANLGLNDPTKIAKIGAHLDPK; from the coding sequence ATGGCCAAGTTCATGACCATACCACACTACGCCTATCAggtattgaagatgccttcgcctataggagttctggccctacgggccaacctctccatcgcctacccCTGCAAAATAGAGAGTCTCTCCCTCATCgaagccatcgacctctccatccagatggccagtacAGTCACTGACGCCAAGACGGTGCctgccgatgacctagagatcccagcgctggagcctccatgtgcctccgcTAAGTCTAAGGAAACGAAGGAGGCCAACCTCGGCCTCAACGATCCCACCAAGATCGCtaagattggggctcatcttgaccccaaatag